One stretch of Harmonia axyridis chromosome 1, icHarAxyr1.1, whole genome shotgun sequence DNA includes these proteins:
- the LOC123671179 gene encoding protein DPCD-like, which produces MKNWLDQLKNAKKHIWDDNSLRTVLYKFKDGNQLEEEYNLELNVVTRRAWKKTNQIGKDWIIELGEPEKEPFNSIASYIKENESQPYVHKRNTRKMIEWRIKNLPYSEETYLITCNEKDKSINVKTKNKKYYKNLRITELERLGLPSKQDNLSFKYDKQILIIRYIKPKELIEFDKALLEMVKELKPTSDLVDYNEDNSDLDEPPLKKMKIEEL; this is translated from the exons ATGAAGAACTGGCTGGATCAGCTGAAGAATGCCAAAAAACATATCTGGGATGATAACTCACTAAGGACTGTATTATACAAGTTCAAGGATGGAAATCAATTAGAAGAGGAATACAATTTAGAGTTGAATGTTGTGACTCGTAGAGCTTGGAAAAAGACAAATCAAATTGGTAAAGATTGGATTATTGAATTAGGAGAGCCTGAAAAAGAACCATTCAATTCCATTGCAAGTTACATCAAAGAAAATGAATCACAG CCCTATGTACATAAGCGGAATACAAGAAAAATGATAGAATGGAGAATCAAGAACCTTCCATATTCAGAAGAAACATACTTGATTACCTGTAATGAAAAAGATAAAAGCATAAatgtaaaaacaaaaaacaagaaatattataaaaacctGAGGATAACCGAACTAGAAAGATTAGGCCTCCCATCAAAACAGGACAATCTATCCTTTAAGTATGACAAACAAATTCTAATCATCAGG TATATTAAGCCTAAGGAATTGATAGAGTTTGATAAAGCTCTTCTGGAAATGGTAAAAGAACTAAAACCTACATCTGATTTGGTCGACTACAATGaagataattctgatttagaTGAACCtcctttgaaaaaaatgaaaatcgagGAGTTGTGA